A DNA window from Parabacteroides johnsonii DSM 18315 contains the following coding sequences:
- a CDS encoding glycosyltransferase WbsX family protein: MNRLSLFLSYTLCIGLLHSDLLNAQINETSKDIPDYYVAAYIWPSCHDDPMGREVLWPEGTGEWEVIKKGNARFEGHYQPKVPLWGYELDNDPKVMERWIDAATDHGVNTFIFDWYWFNDGPFLESCLNDGFLKAKNNRKMNFYIMWADHDVARNYWNVHRYKDDNSRLWNGAINWENFRIVVKRVIDQYFKQPNYLKLEGKPVFSIFSLDNLIKTFGNLEETQKGLIYFEEEVKKAGFPGLHLQLIAGGMPHEALIKKIETLKISSLTQYGWSAPVCEDYIRWGTHTWEYVQKWDEAVMIPYFPNASIGWDDTPRFPHKTRKDVVHLNQSPQSFSSFLQKAKEYCDKHPDQPKLITVYAWNEWVEGAYLLPDMKYGFDYLNAVKDVMVDGKYEKYTK, translated from the coding sequence ATGAATAGATTAAGTTTATTCTTATCTTATACTTTGTGTATTGGTCTGTTGCATAGTGATTTGTTGAATGCACAAATCAATGAAACAAGTAAAGATATTCCCGACTATTATGTCGCAGCTTATATTTGGCCTTCTTGCCATGATGATCCGATGGGACGTGAAGTTTTATGGCCGGAAGGAACTGGAGAATGGGAAGTCATAAAAAAGGGGAACGCACGCTTTGAGGGGCATTATCAGCCGAAAGTCCCTCTATGGGGATATGAGTTGGACAATGATCCCAAGGTAATGGAAAGATGGATAGATGCAGCTACCGACCATGGTGTGAATACATTTATCTTTGATTGGTATTGGTTTAATGATGGGCCGTTTTTAGAAAGTTGCCTGAATGATGGTTTTTTGAAAGCGAAAAACAATCGGAAGATGAACTTTTATATTATGTGGGCAGATCATGACGTAGCTCGTAATTATTGGAACGTTCATCGTTACAAAGATGATAATTCTCGCTTATGGAACGGAGCTATTAACTGGGAGAATTTCAGAATCGTAGTCAAACGTGTCATTGACCAGTATTTCAAACAACCGAACTATCTTAAATTAGAGGGTAAACCTGTGTTCTCTATTTTTAGTTTGGATAATTTGATCAAGACATTCGGTAATTTGGAAGAAACTCAAAAGGGATTGATCTATTTTGAAGAAGAGGTGAAAAAGGCTGGATTTCCTGGTTTACATCTTCAATTGATTGCAGGTGGTATGCCGCATGAAGCATTAATAAAGAAAATTGAAACATTGAAAATTAGTAGTTTGACGCAGTATGGCTGGAGTGCTCCTGTCTGTGAAGATTATATCCGATGGGGGACGCATACGTGGGAATATGTGCAAAAATGGGATGAAGCCGTGATGATTCCGTATTTCCCAAATGCCTCCATCGGTTGGGACGATACGCCTCGTTTTCCTCATAAGACGCGGAAAGATGTCGTGCATCTCAATCAATCTCCGCAAAGTTTCTCATCTTTTTTGCAAAAAGCGAAAGAGTATTGTGACAAACATCCTGATCAACCGAAACTGATTACGGTTTATGCTTGGAATGAATGGGTGGAAGGTGCTTATCTGCTGCCGGATATGAAATATGGTTTCGATTATCTGAATGCAGTAAAAGATGTGATGGTTGATGGCAAATATGAGAAATATACAAAATAG
- a CDS encoding YceD family protein, producing MGKFKLYNVDLKNLTPGIHEFEYLLENKFFVDIDGDQVQKGKVKVHLTVKRSSMMFEMNFQIEGVVMVPCDRCLDDMEIPIDTHNRLVVKFGKEYAEESDEVVVIPEDEGAINLAWFLYEFIALAIPMKHVHAPGKCNKTMSSKLKKHTARSTEDGDEEYEDDSVEEDITIDDDVPVATDPRWDGLKGLLENDNN from the coding sequence TTGGGAAAGTTTAAATTATATAATGTAGATTTGAAAAATCTCACTCCAGGGATACACGAATTTGAGTATTTATTGGAGAATAAGTTTTTTGTGGACATCGATGGAGACCAAGTCCAAAAGGGCAAAGTGAAGGTTCACCTCACGGTAAAACGGTCCTCTATGATGTTTGAAATGAACTTTCAGATTGAAGGTGTTGTTATGGTTCCGTGTGACAGATGTCTGGACGATATGGAAATTCCAATCGACACGCATAATCGCCTGGTGGTAAAGTTCGGTAAAGAATATGCCGAAGAAAGTGACGAAGTAGTGGTTATACCGGAAGACGAGGGTGCTATTAACCTTGCGTGGTTTCTGTATGAATTTATTGCATTGGCTATTCCTATGAAGCATGTACATGCTCCAGGGAAATGTAATAAAACGATGTCGTCCAAGCTGAAGAAGCATACTGCCAGAAGCACTGAAGACGGAGATGAAGAGTACGAAGACGATAGCGTGGAAGAAGATATCACGATCGATGATGACGTACCTGTGGCAACAGATCCGAGATGGGATGGTCTGAAAGGTTTACTTGAGAATGATAACAATTAA
- the rpmF gene encoding 50S ribosomal protein L32, with translation MAHPKRRQGKTRTAKRRTHDKAVAPTMAICPNCGAWHIYHTVCGECGYYRGKLAIEKEAAV, from the coding sequence ATGGCACATCCTAAAAGAAGACAAGGTAAGACAAGAACAGCCAAGAGAAGAACTCATGACAAGGCTGTCGCTCCCACAATGGCTATTTGCCCGAACTGCGGCGCATGGCACATTTATCACACTGTATGCGGCGAATGCGGCTATTACAGAGGTAAGTTAGCTATCGAAAAAGAAGCTGCTGTGTAA
- a CDS encoding sensor histidine kinase, which produces MKSIYDSRQRLKFVFIFTAILIAIASLVVSDMLIKDLAQEERQKMEVWAEATRLTASKNTAVDLSLVLKILEGNTTIPVVLCNDKDSIMFVKNINFPENNDVEEFKKAKVKELKSKNTIVIDMEDGTFQYVYYDDSIILKRLLIYPYAQLTVVFVFIVIAFLALASTKKAEQNKVWVGLSKETAHQLGTPISSLIAWVEYLRTKDIDPSLLNEMEKDVKRLETIAERFSKIGSNPDPVPVDINNSIRSALSYMSTRISAKVKIYTHLTDGPVPVLMNDSLFAWVIENLTKNAVDAMEGQGEITFQVEERDKVVRIDVTDTGKGIAKSKFKTVFNPGYTTKKRGWGLGLSLVKRIIESYHGGKIFVKNSEVGKGTTFRIELRKYKG; this is translated from the coding sequence ATGAAAAGTATATATGATTCCCGCCAACGGCTGAAGTTTGTATTTATTTTTACAGCTATCTTGATCGCGATTGCTTCACTTGTTGTTTCTGATATGCTTATAAAAGATCTGGCTCAGGAAGAGCGTCAGAAAATGGAAGTATGGGCGGAGGCTACCCGTTTGACAGCAAGTAAGAATACGGCAGTGGATTTGTCTCTTGTTTTGAAAATCTTGGAGGGAAATACGACCATCCCAGTTGTACTTTGTAATGATAAAGACAGCATCATGTTTGTAAAGAATATAAATTTTCCCGAAAATAATGATGTGGAAGAATTTAAGAAAGCGAAAGTAAAGGAGCTGAAAAGCAAAAATACGATTGTGATCGATATGGAGGATGGAACTTTCCAATATGTCTATTATGATGACTCTATCATCTTAAAGCGATTGTTGATTTATCCTTATGCGCAGCTTACGGTTGTATTCGTTTTTATCGTGATTGCTTTTCTGGCGCTAGCAAGCACGAAGAAGGCCGAACAGAATAAAGTGTGGGTCGGACTATCCAAAGAGACAGCTCATCAGTTAGGAACGCCTATTTCGTCTTTGATAGCCTGGGTGGAATACCTGCGGACAAAAGATATAGATCCTTCCCTCTTGAACGAGATGGAAAAAGATGTGAAGCGTTTGGAAACGATTGCGGAGCGTTTTTCCAAGATCGGTTCCAATCCGGATCCGGTCCCGGTGGATATCAATAATTCTATCCGTTCGGCCTTGAGCTATATGAGCACACGTATCTCTGCGAAGGTCAAGATTTATACGCATCTTACCGATGGGCCGGTACCGGTGCTGATGAATGATTCTCTTTTTGCTTGGGTTATTGAGAATCTGACAAAAAATGCGGTAGATGCAATGGAAGGGCAGGGTGAAATCACTTTCCAGGTGGAGGAACGTGACAAAGTTGTTCGTATCGATGTTACCGATACTGGAAAGGGAATCGCTAAGTCTAAGTTTAAAACCGTATTTAACCCTGGCTATACGACCAAGAAGCGCGGTTGGGGACTGGGATTGTCTTTGGTAAAGCGTATTATCGAATCTTATCATGGAGGAAAGATCTTTGTTAAGAATTCGGAAGTTGGTAAAGGTACAACTTTCCGGATTGAGCTTCGGAAATATAAGGGCTAA
- a CDS encoding RagB/SusD family nutrient uptake outer membrane protein, which translates to MKRFILTAVSFMTLLCSCENFIDLQPMDKITMDDYWSTSTELEYYTRQFYPSFCPWTQMVAEMATDNDDMITGSPSIIMNGVRSKTTGNWTGEWTSIRNVNIFFEHYAKCQSGYDAYKQYLGEAYFFRAWFYFNLLKKYGDVPWYSHVIEMDDTEELMRPRDSRLLIADSILADLDNAITHLELRKDVGNNRINKEAALAFKTRVALFEGSWQKYHANTDFGTTGADPTKYFKICVEAAQELMKGDYKVGIYSTGNPDEDYYKLFGFDNMSDINEVLLYRAFNAAEGAGNSTQGFITYNSDSKGITWELVSSYLDKDGKPYDYLNTAATHKGNAFLTKIAEDCDIRLKSTVWIPGDLMSVGENTYFNGPTIEGGALQLCPTGFQVKKTANPSSPAAGKSWETQAETGLILLRYGEVLLNYAEAKCELDNSVAYEALNLLRQRVGMPDFTVNAQSLDKNKVDYGYSITDELYEIRRERRVEMALEGQRDEDYMRWAASALFKNKRPKGYPVDLAQNPNFSSKVDENGLIDYYKGVMPDGYQFRDKQDYLYSIPQDELTLNPNLKQNPGWN; encoded by the coding sequence ATGAAACGATTCATATTGACAGCAGTCTCATTTATGACATTATTGTGTTCGTGTGAGAATTTTATTGATTTGCAGCCGATGGATAAAATCACAATGGATGATTATTGGAGCACTTCGACAGAGTTGGAATATTATACGCGGCAATTCTATCCATCATTTTGCCCTTGGACACAGATGGTTGCGGAGATGGCAACGGATAATGATGATATGATAACCGGTAGTCCGAGTATAATCATGAATGGTGTTCGTTCAAAAACTACCGGCAATTGGACCGGAGAATGGACAAGTATTCGTAATGTGAATATTTTCTTTGAACATTATGCGAAATGCCAAAGCGGATATGATGCATATAAGCAATATTTGGGAGAGGCTTATTTCTTTCGTGCTTGGTTCTATTTTAATTTATTGAAAAAATACGGGGATGTCCCCTGGTATTCGCATGTGATAGAAATGGACGATACCGAAGAGTTGATGCGTCCGAGGGATTCTCGCTTGTTGATCGCTGATTCAATATTAGCAGACCTTGATAATGCCATTACACATCTTGAATTGAGAAAAGATGTCGGGAATAACCGGATTAATAAAGAGGCAGCATTAGCCTTTAAGACTCGTGTCGCTTTATTTGAAGGCTCCTGGCAAAAATATCATGCAAACACGGACTTTGGGACTACCGGAGCTGATCCAACCAAATATTTTAAGATTTGTGTGGAAGCTGCACAAGAGTTGATGAAGGGAGATTATAAAGTCGGCATTTATAGTACAGGAAATCCGGATGAAGATTATTATAAACTATTTGGTTTCGATAACATGTCAGATATAAACGAAGTGCTTCTCTATCGTGCCTTCAATGCTGCGGAGGGAGCAGGCAATTCGACTCAAGGATTTATTACCTATAACAGCGATTCAAAGGGAATCACTTGGGAACTTGTCTCTTCTTATCTGGATAAAGACGGTAAACCATATGACTATTTGAACACGGCGGCAACGCATAAGGGAAACGCATTTCTGACGAAGATTGCAGAAGATTGTGACATCCGCTTAAAATCGACTGTTTGGATTCCTGGCGATTTGATGTCCGTAGGTGAGAATACTTATTTTAATGGACCGACTATCGAAGGGGGAGCTTTACAATTGTGCCCGACAGGTTTCCAGGTGAAAAAGACTGCCAATCCAAGTTCCCCTGCTGCCGGAAAATCTTGGGAGACACAGGCGGAAACAGGACTTATTTTGCTGCGTTATGGTGAAGTCCTGCTCAATTATGCAGAAGCCAAATGTGAGTTGGACAATTCGGTTGCATATGAAGCTCTGAATCTATTGAGACAACGTGTCGGAATGCCTGATTTTACCGTGAATGCACAGAGCTTGGATAAGAATAAAGTGGACTATGGGTATTCCATTACGGATGAATTATATGAGATCCGGAGGGAAAGAAGAGTGGAAATGGCTTTGGAAGGACAACGGGATGAAGATTATATGAGATGGGCGGCAAGTGCACTCTTTAAGAATAAACGGCCGAAAGGATATCCCGTTGATTTGGCTCAAAATCCGAATTTCAGTTCAAAGGTGGATGAAAATGGATTGATTGACTATTATAAGGGAGTAATGCCTGATGGCTATCAATTTAGAGATAAACAGGATTATTTGTATTCTATTCCGCAGGATGAATTAACATTGAATCCTAACCTGAAACAGAATCCGGGATGGAATTAA
- a CDS encoding 3-keto-disaccharide hydrolase, producing MESVMKRTTATSFLATCAMSLALFSSCTSVEPNTLTPEEIADGWQLLFDGKTLNGWKDYNGTTLTQPWHVVDGCIQAKGDGSDASGYIVTNKQYENFELSWDWKLSKGGNSGMLYHVVEHPQFAVPYVTGPEYQLIDEPNFPEPLEEWQKLGVDYAMHLPDKAKMKVNPQGEWNNSKIVFDNGHVEHWLNGVKILEFEAWTDDWYAKKNSGKWANAPEYGLAKKGVLCLQDHGYPASFRNIKIKELPRKTKEVTLFNGTDLKGWEAYGTEKWYVKDGLLICESGPDKKYGYLATRDYYDDFDLTVEFKQEADGNSGVFIRSFIEEDVKVNGWQVEVAPKGHDTGGIYESYGRGWLIQIPDEKENILKEGDWNTMRIKVQGDNVQTWLNGQEMVNINDEKIGAGQGRIALQIHDGGGIKVLWRNLKIKTL from the coding sequence ATGGAATCAGTAATGAAAAGAACGACAGCCACTAGCTTTCTGGCCACTTGTGCTATGTCATTGGCTTTATTTTCTTCGTGCACCAGTGTAGAACCTAATACACTTACGCCTGAAGAAATCGCAGACGGCTGGCAACTCCTCTTCGACGGTAAAACATTGAACGGCTGGAAAGACTACAACGGAACAACCCTGACGCAACCCTGGCATGTAGTTGACGGATGCATCCAGGCAAAAGGAGACGGTAGCGACGCAAGTGGTTATATCGTAACCAACAAGCAGTATGAAAACTTCGAATTATCTTGGGACTGGAAATTGTCCAAAGGTGGTAACAGCGGTATGCTATACCATGTAGTCGAACATCCTCAGTTCGCCGTTCCATATGTCACGGGACCAGAATATCAGTTAATAGACGAACCTAACTTCCCCGAACCTCTGGAAGAATGGCAGAAGTTGGGCGTAGACTACGCCATGCATCTCCCCGACAAGGCAAAAATGAAAGTAAACCCACAAGGAGAGTGGAACAATTCAAAGATCGTATTCGATAATGGGCATGTTGAACACTGGTTGAACGGAGTCAAAATCCTGGAATTCGAAGCATGGACCGATGATTGGTATGCAAAAAAGAACAGTGGTAAATGGGCAAATGCCCCAGAATACGGCTTGGCCAAGAAAGGTGTCCTTTGCTTACAAGACCACGGATACCCTGCTTCTTTCCGCAACATCAAGATTAAAGAACTTCCCCGCAAAACAAAAGAGGTGACACTATTCAACGGTACGGATTTGAAGGGATGGGAAGCCTACGGCACGGAAAAATGGTATGTAAAAGATGGTTTACTGATCTGTGAAAGCGGTCCGGACAAAAAATACGGTTATCTGGCTACACGCGATTACTATGACGACTTCGACCTAACGGTTGAATTCAAACAGGAAGCAGACGGAAACTCCGGTGTATTCATCCGCTCTTTTATCGAAGAAGATGTTAAAGTGAACGGCTGGCAGGTAGAAGTAGCTCCCAAAGGCCATGACACAGGCGGCATCTACGAATCATACGGACGCGGCTGGTTGATCCAAATCCCGGATGAAAAAGAAAATATTCTGAAAGAAGGTGACTGGAATACCATGCGTATCAAAGTACAAGGAGACAATGTCCAAACTTGGTTGAACGGTCAAGAGATGGTCAACATCAACGATGAAAAGATCGGAGCCGGACAGGGACGCATAGCCCTGCAAATCCATGATGGAGGCGGTATCAAGGTTCTTTGGAGAAACCTGAAAATAAAAACATTATAA
- a CDS encoding glycosyltransferase WbsX family protein — protein MKNKSSWLFSCIVCMCLLMCGCLNVQAEKHEKNEGHANTVPEYYVAAYIWPSCHDDPMGHEVLWPEGTGEWEIIKKGNPRFEGHYQPKVPLWGYELDNDPKVMEKWIDAATDHGVNTFIFDWYWFNDGPFLEGCLNDGFLKAKNNHKMNFYIMWADHDVARNYWNVHRYKDDNSRLWDGAIDWENFRIVVKRVIDQYFKQPNYLKLDGKPVFSVFSLENLIKTFGSLEETRKGLDYFEEEVKKAGFPGLHIQLMAGGLPNESILEQIEALKINSLTQYNWGGPHPQDYVQWGTESLERLQKWDEAVSIPFFPNASIGWDDTPRFPHKTQKDVVHLNQSPQSFAAFLQKAKEYCDKHPDQPKLITVYAWNEWVEGAYLLPDMKYGFGYLDALKDVMVEGKYEKYTK, from the coding sequence ATGAAAAATAAATCGAGTTGGTTATTTTCTTGCATTGTGTGCATGTGTTTATTGATGTGTGGTTGCCTAAATGTACAGGCGGAAAAACATGAGAAAAATGAAGGTCATGCTAATACGGTTCCTGAATATTATGTGGCTGCTTATATCTGGCCTTCCTGCCACGACGATCCGATGGGACATGAAGTGCTATGGCCGGAAGGAACCGGAGAGTGGGAGATTATCAAAAAAGGAAATCCTCGCTTTGAAGGACATTATCAGCCGAAAGTACCTCTTTGGGGATATGAGTTGGACAATGATCCTAAGGTGATGGAGAAATGGATTGATGCAGCTACCGATCACGGTGTAAATACGTTTATATTCGATTGGTATTGGTTCAATGATGGCCCATTCCTGGAAGGTTGTTTGAACGATGGTTTCCTGAAAGCTAAAAATAATCATAAAATGAATTTCTATATCATGTGGGCTGATCATGATGTGGCACGGAACTATTGGAATGTACATCGTTACAAAGATGATAACTCCCGTTTATGGGATGGAGCGATTGATTGGGAGAATTTCCGTATAGTTGTGAAGCGTGTTATTGATCAGTATTTCAAACAACCGAATTATCTAAAATTAGATGGTAAGCCGGTATTTTCTGTCTTTAGCTTAGAGAACTTAATCAAGACATTTGGTAGTTTGGAGGAAACGCGTAAAGGATTGGACTATTTTGAAGAAGAGGTAAAAAAGGCTGGTTTTCCTGGTTTGCATATTCAATTGATGGCTGGAGGATTGCCTAATGAGTCCATATTAGAGCAGATTGAGGCTCTGAAAATTAATAGTCTGACACAATACAATTGGGGTGGTCCGCATCCTCAAGATTATGTGCAGTGGGGTACAGAATCTTTGGAACGTCTTCAAAAATGGGATGAAGCTGTTTCGATTCCATTTTTTCCGAATGCCTCCATCGGTTGGGACGATACGCCTCGTTTCCCTCATAAGACGCAGAAAGATGTCGTTCATCTCAATCAATCCCCGCAAAGTTTTGCTGCTTTTTTACAGAAAGCGAAAGAGTATTGTGACAAACATCCTGATCAACCGAAGCTGATTACGGTTTATGCTTGGAACGAATGGGTGGAAGGTGCCTATTTATTACCAGACATGAAGTACGGTTTTGGATATCTGGATGCTCTCAAGGATGTGATGGTTGAGGGAAAATATGAGAAATATACCAAATGA